A genomic stretch from Lepisosteus oculatus isolate fLepOcu1 chromosome 7, fLepOcu1.hap2, whole genome shotgun sequence includes:
- the gpr85 gene encoding probable G protein-coupled receptor 85 has translation MIPLSMANYSHAGDHNILQNVSPLATFLKLTSLGFIIGVGVVGNLLISILLVKDKTLHRAPYYFLLDLCGSDILRSAICFPFVFTSVKNGSTWTYGTLTCKVIAFLGVLSCFHTAFMLFCISVTRYLAIAHHRFYTKRLTFWTCLAVICMVWTLSVAMAFPPVLDVGTYSFIREEDQCTFQHRSFRANDSLGFMLLLALILLATQLVYLKLIFFVHDRRKMKPVQFVPAVSQNWTFHGPGASGQAAANWLAGFGRGPTPPTLLGIRQNTNTAGRRRLLVLDEFKTEKRISRMFYIMTFFFLTLWGPYLVACYWRVFARGPVVPGGYLTAAVWMSFAQAGVNPFICIFSNRELRRCFSTTLLYCRKSRLPREPYCVI, from the coding sequence ATGATCCCTCTATCTATGGCGAACTATAGCCATGCAGGTGACCACAACATCTTGCAGaacgtgtctcctcttgccactTTCCTCAAACTGACGTCCCTCGGTTTTATCATCGGAGTCGGCGTTGTTGGCAATCTCCTGATCTCTATCCTTCTCGTCAAAGACAAAACCTTACACAGAGCACCTTATTACTTCCTGCTGGATCTTTGTGGCTCTGACATACTCCGATCTGCAATTTGTTTCCCCTTCGTGTTCACTTCAGTGAAAAATGGCTCGACCTGGACATATGGTACACTTACATGCAAAGTAATTGCCTTCCTAGGAGTATTATCTTGCTTTCACACTGCCTTTATGTTATTCTGCATCAGTGTCACCCGGTACCTTGCTATAGCCCACCATCGGTTTTATACTAAAAGGCTGACATTCTGGACCTGTCTGGCTGTCATCTGCATGGTGTGGACTTTATCAGTGGCTATGGCTTTTCCTCCTGTTTTGGACGTGGGTACCTATTCGTTTATCAGGGAAGAAGATCAATGTACCTTCCAGCACCGATCCTTCCGAGCCAATGATTCCCTGGGATTTATGCTACTCCTCGCCCTCATCCTCCTTGCCACTCAGCTTGTCTACCTCAAGCTAATCTTTTTCGTCCATGACCGCAGAAAGATGAAGCCTGTCCAGTTCGTGCCAGCCGTCAGCCAGAACTGGACATTCCACGGTCCGGGGGCCAGTGGGCAAGCAGCGGCCAACTGGTTAGCCGGCTTTGGAAGAGGCCCAACCCCACCCACCCTGCTAGGAATAAGGCAGAATACCAACACAGCAGGCAGGAGGCGGCTTCTGGTGTTGGATgagtttaaaactgaaaagaggATAAGCAGGATGTTCTACATCATGACATTCTTCTTTCTAACCTTGTGGGGCCCCTATCTGGTAGCCTGCTATTGGCGAGTCTTCGCCAGGGGGCCCGTAGTGCCAGGAGGGTACCTGACAGCTGCAGTCTGGATGAGTTTTGCCCAGGCAGGAGTCAATCCATTTATCTGCATTTTCTCCAACAGAGAGCTGAGGCGCTGTTTCAGCACGACACTCCTCTACTGCAGAAAATCCAGGTTACCTAGGGAACCCTACTGTGTTATATGA